Proteins encoded by one window of Sorex araneus isolate mSorAra2 chromosome 3, mSorAra2.pri, whole genome shotgun sequence:
- the LOC101541858 gene encoding olfactory receptor 150-like, translated as MSTGNDSTVTEFILAGLAVRPELQLPVFFLFLGIYVVTVVGNLGMITLIVLSSHLHTPMYYFLCSLSFIDLCQSTIITPKMLVNFVAEKNTISYPECMTQLYFFLIFGIGECHMLAAMAYDRYVAVCNPLLYNATMSYQVCSWLVVGVYSMGVIGASAHTGFMLRLHFCKVDRINHYFCDLYPLLELSCSSTYINEVVSFCFSAFNIFAPTLTILGSYIFIIASILRIRSTEGRSKAFSTCSSHISAVSVFFGSAAFMYLQPSSVSSMDQGKVSSVFYTTVVPMLNPLIYSVRNKDVKVALNKILKKRCNQSK; from the coding sequence ATGTCAACAGGAAATGACTCCACAGTGACTGAGTTCATCCTTGCGGGACTGGCAGTACGTCCTGAGCTCCAACTACCAGtattcttcctcttccttggAATCTACGTGGTCACCGTGGTGGGGAACCTGGGCATGATCACACTCATAGTTCTCAGCTCCCACCTCCACACCCCTATGTACTATTTCCTCTGCAGCTTGTCCTTCATTGACCTCTGTCAATCCACTATCATCACCCCCAAAATGCTGGTGAATTTTGTGGCTGAGAAGAACACCATCTCCTACCCGGAATGCATGACTCAGCTCTACTTCTTCCTTATTTTTGGTATTGGAGAGTGTCACATGTTAGCTGCCATGGCATATGACCGCTACGTTGCCGTATGTAATCCCTTGCTTTACAATGCCACCATGTCCTATCAGGTCTGCTCTTGGCTGGTAGTCGGGGTGTACAGCATGGGTGTCATTGGAGCTTCAGCTCATACAGGCTTTATGCTAAGGCTACACTTTTGCAAAGTTGATAGAATCAACCATTACTTCTGTGACCTTTACCCACTACTGGAACTCTCCTGCTCAAGCACTTATATCAACGAGGTGGTAAGTTTTTGCTTCAGTGCTTTCAACATTTTTGCTCCTACCCTGACCATTCTTGGCTCCTACATCTTCATCATTGCCAGCATCCTCCGCATTCGCTCCACAGAGGGCAGGTCCAAAGCCTTCAGCACCTGCAGCTCCCACATCTCAGCCGTTTCTGTCTTCTTTGGCTCTGCTGCCTTCATGTACCTGCAGCCATCATCTGTGAGCTCCATGGACCAAGGGAAAGTGTCCTCTGTGTTTTACACCACAGTTGTGCCCATGCTGAACCCCCTAATCTACAGTGTCAGGAATAAAGATGTCAAAGTTGCCCTGAATAAGATCCTTAAAAAGAGGTGCAACcagtcaaaataa